One genomic window of Scatophagus argus isolate fScaArg1 chromosome 16, fScaArg1.pri, whole genome shotgun sequence includes the following:
- the galr2b gene encoding galanin receptor 2b has translation MSDFEDFSKPGAQANVSESYQLNPTSVIVSVVFSLIFLLGTIGNSLVLAVLLRSGQLGYNTTNLFILNLSVADFFFIIFCVPFQATIYSLEGWVFGSFMCKVVHFFINLTMYASSFTLAAVSVDRYLAIRYPLRSRELRTPRNAVVAMVIIWGLSLVFAGPYLSYYDLIDYDNSTVCIPGWEEQNRKVLDTCTFLFGYVIPVLIVSLSYTRTIKYLWTAVDPLDGMSESKRAKRKVTKMIIIVTVLFCICWLPYHVVILCYLYGDFPFNQTTYAFRLLSHCMAYANSCVNPIVYALVSKHFRKGFKKVFSCILSKNGRNKVHVVHVANTVPGFEAGSTEVSHMNEENIRQNECEMINRPVAEPREATVTLNLPFQRQT, from the exons ATGTCTGACTTTGAAGATTTCAGCAAGCCAGGGGCGCAGGCGAATGTGTCTGAAAGCTACCAGCTGAACCCCACCAGCGTGATTGTGTCAGTGGTCTTCTCCCTGATCTTCCTTCTGGGCACCATCGGCAACAGCCTGGTCCTCGCCGTGCTTCTGCGGAGCGGCCAGCTCGGATACAACACCACCAATCTGTTCATACTCAACCTGAGCGTGGCCgacttcttcttcatcatcttctgcGTTCCTTTCCAGGCCACCATCTACTCTTTGGAAGGCTGGGTGTTTGGCTCCTTCATGTGCAAAGTGGTCCACTTCTTCATCAACCTCACCATGTATGCCAGCAGCTTCACGCTCGCCGCCGTTTCTGTTGACAG GTATCTGGCCATTCGTTACCCACTACGCTCCAGAGAGCTAAGGACCCCTCGTAACGCagtggttgccatggtgatcaTCTGGGGTCTTTCTCTAGTCTTTGCCGGTCCCTATCTCAGCTACTATGACCTGATTGATTACGACAACAGCACTGTGTGCATCCCCGGCTGGGAGGAGCAGAACCGGAAGGTGTTGGACACGTGCACCTTCCTGTTCGGCTACGTCATCCCCGTGCTGATCGTGAGTCTATCCTACACCCGAACCATCAAGTACCTGTGGACGGCTGTCGACCCTCTGGACGGCATGTCAGAATCCAAAAGGGCCAAACGCAAAGTCACCAAAATGATCATCATTGTCACTGTGCTTTTCTGCATATGCTGGCTGCCATACCACGTGGTGATCTTGTGCTACCTGTATGGAGACTTCCCTTTCAATCAGACCACCTATGCCTTCAGGCTTCTATCTCACTGCATGGCCTACGCCAACTCTTGTGTCAACCCCATTGTGTACGCGCTGGTGTCCAAGCATTTCCGCAAAGGCTTCAAGAAAGTGTTCAGCTGCATCCTCAGTAAAAATGGCAGGAATAAGGTTCATGTGGTTCACGTAGCCAACACTGTGCCTGGGTTTGAAGCAGGATCCACAGAGGTGTCCCACATGAACGAGGAGAACATTCGACAGAACGAGTGTGAGATGATTAACAGGCCGGTGGCAGAGCCGAGGGAAGCCACGGTGACACTAAATCTGCCATTTCAGCGGCAGACTTGA